The Alosa sapidissima isolate fAloSap1 chromosome 5, fAloSap1.pri, whole genome shotgun sequence genome has a window encoding:
- the phldb2a gene encoding pleckstrin homology-like domain family B member 2 isoform X1, with protein sequence MKSMQPQKSAAALGFSSDSVKLEHSNGSAVGGVSSGRGGSGTRSKAELQELLDSLQRRKCALEASLRASLSPPPSPLSSNHSAALQERPPLSVRVPAYGPPSMPPSPLGHARARHQSQDSLLMWGGEGRRPQAGGSLLSMWTPSAGSSSYGGGGVDGLALPRRGPSGASSMPSSPRLGRRLLSSCSRDADAASVGDPSPRQRKYSTGSLNGLGGAHSRSLPRLYRLDGAPHPPPALSLPPPRRSARPPRRSMPSLERPPDVTVTASMPPSSPRRASLSSVGSAPSLDLGIGERRASFGKGGVGVGGQGGVGVGGQGMGQRRGSISSLSGKDELRDYHQRQRDERLREQEVERLERQRLETILNLCSELGGATEHKAPNVSVVTDLEKINRELEKLQVSDDESVFSDTPAGSTAGSVAGTTGENGFGTKSSRDGQTQVRPRRHSGNSGQRDPRTHSPALSLHNKASESMQLKQEVTRIEEDRIQVLKQEVTRIEEERIQVLNNIEELEQKVKDLDNQMEESIREMEVEKALLEGEQDSEMVQLQREREQLDKLNEKMSAMEKNSADDKAQGRALLESERGRVERLSEQLSDQRAQLDSCPEALREQLQLQLHRDSEVLEVEAKRFEDLEFQQLERESRQDEEKDTRTQQLLRETAEYQRSTVTRKERLLTLKKQWAQINQQAQKEKDTFMKEKNNLLLMLQRERENLAALERKYSELTGGRAFPLNPVSMKEHFRSLEERRRGCKEGGSLLSDTPPRRRGHAPYTSSTLGRSLSPKSHVPLSQCSSVGALQRELETRRLLKAGHVGQLYINEERQRISDLCSRAASESSVYLDPYQYLDGSNQPYDSLSLGSSGSLDTSISACSPDNISSASTANMAKMEEMERLLREAQAEKNRLLEHREREIELRKQALEEERRRREDLEKRLQEETNRRQKLIEREVKLREKQRSQARPLTRYLPVRKDDFDLRGHIEAAGHHPDTCYHLAVTDKTCRGFLVKMGGKIKTWKKRWFVFDRNRRTLAYYADKHETKMKGVIYFQAIEEVYYDHLKNAHKSPNPSLTFSVKTQDRVYYMVAPSAEAMRIWMDVIVTGAEGHTHFLV encoded by the exons ATGAAGAGCATGCAGCCCCAGAAGAGTGCAGCGGCGCTGGGATTCAGCTCAG actcgGTGAAGCTGGAGCACTCTAACGGCAGTGCGGTGGGAGGTGTGTCCAGTGGGCGTGGCGGCAGCGGCACGCGGTCCAAGGCGGAGCTTCAGGAGCTGCTGGACAGCCTGCAACGCCGCAAGTGCGCCCTGGAGGCCAGCCTCCGCGCCAGCCTGTCCCCGCCTCCCAGCCCGCTCTCGTCCAATCACAGCGCAGCGCTGCAGGAGCGCCCGCCCCTCTCCGTACGAGTCCCCGCCTACGGCCCCCCCAGCATGCCACCCTCTCCGCTCGGGCACGCGCGGGCGCGCCACCAGTCGCAGGACAGCCTGCtgatgtgggggggggagggccgGCGGCCGCAGGCGGGGGGGTCGCTGCTGTCCATGTGGACGCCGAGCGCGGGGTCGTCGTCGTACGGCGGGGGTGGAGTGGACGGGCTGGCGCTGCCCCGACGCGGCCCCAGCGGAGCGTCCAGCATGCCCTCGTCTCCTCGGCTGGGCCGCCGCCTCCTCTCGTCCTGCTCGCGCGACGCCGACGCCGCGTCCGTGGGCGACCCCTCCCCGCGCCAGAGGAAGTACTCCACCGGCTCGCTCAACGGCCTCGGAGGCGCCCACTCCCGCTCGCTGCCGCGGCTCTACCGGCTGGACGGCGCTCCGCACCCCCCCCCGGCCCTCTCGCTGCCCCCCCCGCGCCGCTCCGCACGCCCCCCCCGCCGCAGCATGCCCTCGCTGGAGCGCCCGCCGGACGTCACGGTGACCGCCAGCATGCCGCCCAGCAGCCCGCGACGCGCCAGCCTGTCCTCCGTGGGCTCAGCGCCCAGCCTGGACCTGGGCATCGGGGAGCGCAGGGCCTCGTTTGGGAAGGGCGGCGTCGGGGTCGGAGGTCAGGGCGGCGTGGGGGTCGGAGGTCAGGGCATGGGGCAGAGGAGGGGCTCCATCAGCTCACTGAGCGGCAAGGACGAGCTGAGGGACTACCACCAGAGACAGAGGGACGAGAGGCTCCGCGAacaggaggtggagagactg gAGCGTCAGCGTCTTGAGACGATCCTCAACCTGTGCTCAGAGCTGGGCGGGGCCACGGAACACAAGGCTCCGAATGTTTCCGTGGTGACGGACCTGGAGAAGATCAACCGGGAGCTGGAGAAGCTGCAGGTGTCCGACGACGAGTCCGTGTTCTCCGACACGCCGGCCGGCTCCACCGCTGGGTCAGTTGCCGGGACAACGGGGGAGAACGGCTTCGGGACCAAGAGCTCGCGTGACGGCCAGACGCAGGTGCGACCGCGCAGACACAGCGGCAACAGCGGCCAAAGAgacccacgcacacactcccctgCCCTCAGCCTGCACAACAAG GCGTCAGAGAGCATGCAGCTGAAACAGGAAGTGACGCGTATTGAGGAGGATCGCATCCAGGTGCTGAAACAGGAAGTGACGCGTATTGAGGAGGAGCGCATCCAGGTGCTGAACAACATCGAGGAGCTGGAGCAGAAGGTGAAGGACCTGGACAACCAGATGGAGGAGTCCATCAGGGAG atggaggtggagaaggCTCTGCTGGAGGGTGAGCAGGACTctgagatggtgcagctccAGCGGGAGCGCGAGCAGCTGGACAAACTCAACGAGAAGATGTCCGCCATGGAGAAGAACAGCGCAGACGACAAAGCTCAG ggtagAGCGCTGCTGGAGTCTGAGAGAGGCCGTGTGGAGCGTTTGTCCGAGCAGCTCTCAGATCAGCGAGCTCAGCTGGACTCCTGCCCAGAGGCACTCAGGGAGCAGCTGCAGCTTCAGCTCCACAGG GACTCTGAGGTGCTAGAGGTGGAGGCGAAGCGGTTTGAGGATCTGGAGTTCCAGCAGCTGGAGAGGGAGAGTCGGCAGGACGAGGAGAAGGACACTAGGACTCAGCAGCTGCTGCGGGAGACCGCCGAGTACCAGCGCAGCACCGTCACacgcaag gaGAGGCTGCTGACTCTGAAGAAGCAGTGGGCTCAAATCAATCAGCAGGCCCAGAAGGAGAAGGACACCTTCATGAAGGAGAAGAACAACCTGCTGCTCATGctacagagg GAGCGTGAGAATCTAGCTGCTCTGGAGAGGAAGTACTCTGAGCTGACCGGTGGGCGGGCCTTCCCTCTCAACCCTGTTTCCATGAAGGAG cATTTCCGCTccctggaggagaggaggcgggGCTGTAAGGAGGGCGGTTCCCTCCTGAGTGACACACCCCCAAGGAGGAGAGGCCACGCCCCTTACACTAGCTCCACTTTGGGACGCAGCCTCTCACCAAag tCTCATGTCCCTCTCTCCCAGTGCTCCAGTGTTGGTGCTCTACAACGAGAGCTTGAGACACGCCGCCTGCTcaaag CGGGGCACGTGGGTCAGCTGTATATAAACGAGGAGCGGCAGCGGATCAGTGACCTGTGCAGTCGAGCGGCGTCGGAGTCCAGCGTCTACCTGGACCCCTATCAGTACCTGGACGGCAGCAACCAGCCCTACGACAGCCTGAGCCTGGGCAGCTCCGGCAGCCTGGACACCAGCATCTCCGCTTGCTCACCGGACAACATatccag tgccagTACCGCTAACATGGCTAAGATGGAAGAGATGGAGCGTTTGCTTCGAGAGGCCCAGGCTGAGAAAAACAGACTTTTGGAGCACagg GAGCGTGAGATTGAGCTGCGTAAGCAGGCtctggaagaggagaggaggaggagggaggatcTGGAGAAACGACTGCAAGAGGAAACCAACAGACGACAGAAACTCATAGAACGAGAGGTGAAACTACGGGAGAAACAAAGATCCCag GCTCGGCCCCTGACGCGCTACCTGCCGGTGCGTAAGGATGACTTTGACCTGCGCGGGCACATCGAGGCCGCCGGACACCACCCCGACACCTGCTACCACCTGGCCGTCACCGACAAGACATGCCGCGGCTTCTTGGTCAAGATGGGCGGCAAGATCAAGACCTGGAAGAAGCGCTGGTTCGTGTTCGACCGCAACAGGCGCACCCTGGCCTACTATGCCG
- the phldb2a gene encoding pleckstrin homology-like domain family B member 1 isoform X4 — MKSMQPQKSAAALGFSSDSVKLEHSNGSAVGGVSSGRGGSGTRSKAELQELLDSLQRRKCALEASLRASLSPPPSPLSSNHSAALQERPPLSVRVPAYGPPSMPPSPLGHARARHQSQDSLLMWGGEGRRPQAGGSLLSMWTPSAGSSSYGGGGVDGLALPRRGPSGASSMPSSPRLGRRLLSSCSRDADAASVGDPSPRQRKYSTGSLNGLGGAHSRSLPRLYRLDGAPHPPPALSLPPPRRSARPPRRSMPSLERPPDVTVTASMPPSSPRRASLSSVGSAPSLDLGIGERRASFGKGGVGVGGQGGVGVGGQGMGQRRGSISSLSGKDELRDYHQRQRDERLREQEVERLERQRLETILNLCSELGGATEHKAPNVSVVTDLEKINRELEKLQVSDDESVFSDTPAGSTAGSVAGTTGENGFGTKSSRDGQTQVRPRRHSGNSGQRDPRTHSPALSLHNKASESMQLKQEVTRIEEDRIQVLKQEVTRIEEERIQVLNNIEELEQKVKDLDNQMEESIREMEVEKALLEGEQDSEMVQLQREREQLDKLNEKMSAMEKNSADDKAQGRALLESERGRVERLSEQLSDQRAQLDSCPEALREQLQLQLHRDSEVLEVEAKRFEDLEFQQLERESRQDEEKDTRTQQLLRETAEYQRSTVTRKERLLTLKKQWAQINQQAQKEKDTFMKEKNNLLLMLQRERENLAALERKYSELTGGRAFPLNPVSMKESHVPLSQCSSVGALQRELETRRLLKAGHVGQLYINEERQRISDLCSRAASESSVYLDPYQYLDGSNQPYDSLSLGSSGSLDTSISACSPDNISSASTANMAKMEEMERLLREAQAEKNRLLEHREREIELRKQALEEERRRREDLEKRLQEETNRRQKLIEREVKLREKQRSQARPLTRYLPVRKDDFDLRGHIEAAGHHPDTCYHLAVTDKTCRGFLVKMGGKIKTWKKRWFVFDRNRRTLAYYADKHETKMKGVIYFQAIEEVYYDHLKNAHKSPNPSLTFSVKTQDRVYYMVAPSAEAMRIWMDVIVTGAEGHTHFLV, encoded by the exons ATGAAGAGCATGCAGCCCCAGAAGAGTGCAGCGGCGCTGGGATTCAGCTCAG actcgGTGAAGCTGGAGCACTCTAACGGCAGTGCGGTGGGAGGTGTGTCCAGTGGGCGTGGCGGCAGCGGCACGCGGTCCAAGGCGGAGCTTCAGGAGCTGCTGGACAGCCTGCAACGCCGCAAGTGCGCCCTGGAGGCCAGCCTCCGCGCCAGCCTGTCCCCGCCTCCCAGCCCGCTCTCGTCCAATCACAGCGCAGCGCTGCAGGAGCGCCCGCCCCTCTCCGTACGAGTCCCCGCCTACGGCCCCCCCAGCATGCCACCCTCTCCGCTCGGGCACGCGCGGGCGCGCCACCAGTCGCAGGACAGCCTGCtgatgtgggggggggagggccgGCGGCCGCAGGCGGGGGGGTCGCTGCTGTCCATGTGGACGCCGAGCGCGGGGTCGTCGTCGTACGGCGGGGGTGGAGTGGACGGGCTGGCGCTGCCCCGACGCGGCCCCAGCGGAGCGTCCAGCATGCCCTCGTCTCCTCGGCTGGGCCGCCGCCTCCTCTCGTCCTGCTCGCGCGACGCCGACGCCGCGTCCGTGGGCGACCCCTCCCCGCGCCAGAGGAAGTACTCCACCGGCTCGCTCAACGGCCTCGGAGGCGCCCACTCCCGCTCGCTGCCGCGGCTCTACCGGCTGGACGGCGCTCCGCACCCCCCCCCGGCCCTCTCGCTGCCCCCCCCGCGCCGCTCCGCACGCCCCCCCCGCCGCAGCATGCCCTCGCTGGAGCGCCCGCCGGACGTCACGGTGACCGCCAGCATGCCGCCCAGCAGCCCGCGACGCGCCAGCCTGTCCTCCGTGGGCTCAGCGCCCAGCCTGGACCTGGGCATCGGGGAGCGCAGGGCCTCGTTTGGGAAGGGCGGCGTCGGGGTCGGAGGTCAGGGCGGCGTGGGGGTCGGAGGTCAGGGCATGGGGCAGAGGAGGGGCTCCATCAGCTCACTGAGCGGCAAGGACGAGCTGAGGGACTACCACCAGAGACAGAGGGACGAGAGGCTCCGCGAacaggaggtggagagactg gAGCGTCAGCGTCTTGAGACGATCCTCAACCTGTGCTCAGAGCTGGGCGGGGCCACGGAACACAAGGCTCCGAATGTTTCCGTGGTGACGGACCTGGAGAAGATCAACCGGGAGCTGGAGAAGCTGCAGGTGTCCGACGACGAGTCCGTGTTCTCCGACACGCCGGCCGGCTCCACCGCTGGGTCAGTTGCCGGGACAACGGGGGAGAACGGCTTCGGGACCAAGAGCTCGCGTGACGGCCAGACGCAGGTGCGACCGCGCAGACACAGCGGCAACAGCGGCCAAAGAgacccacgcacacactcccctgCCCTCAGCCTGCACAACAAG GCGTCAGAGAGCATGCAGCTGAAACAGGAAGTGACGCGTATTGAGGAGGATCGCATCCAGGTGCTGAAACAGGAAGTGACGCGTATTGAGGAGGAGCGCATCCAGGTGCTGAACAACATCGAGGAGCTGGAGCAGAAGGTGAAGGACCTGGACAACCAGATGGAGGAGTCCATCAGGGAG atggaggtggagaaggCTCTGCTGGAGGGTGAGCAGGACTctgagatggtgcagctccAGCGGGAGCGCGAGCAGCTGGACAAACTCAACGAGAAGATGTCCGCCATGGAGAAGAACAGCGCAGACGACAAAGCTCAG ggtagAGCGCTGCTGGAGTCTGAGAGAGGCCGTGTGGAGCGTTTGTCCGAGCAGCTCTCAGATCAGCGAGCTCAGCTGGACTCCTGCCCAGAGGCACTCAGGGAGCAGCTGCAGCTTCAGCTCCACAGG GACTCTGAGGTGCTAGAGGTGGAGGCGAAGCGGTTTGAGGATCTGGAGTTCCAGCAGCTGGAGAGGGAGAGTCGGCAGGACGAGGAGAAGGACACTAGGACTCAGCAGCTGCTGCGGGAGACCGCCGAGTACCAGCGCAGCACCGTCACacgcaag gaGAGGCTGCTGACTCTGAAGAAGCAGTGGGCTCAAATCAATCAGCAGGCCCAGAAGGAGAAGGACACCTTCATGAAGGAGAAGAACAACCTGCTGCTCATGctacagagg GAGCGTGAGAATCTAGCTGCTCTGGAGAGGAAGTACTCTGAGCTGACCGGTGGGCGGGCCTTCCCTCTCAACCCTGTTTCCATGAAGGAG tCTCATGTCCCTCTCTCCCAGTGCTCCAGTGTTGGTGCTCTACAACGAGAGCTTGAGACACGCCGCCTGCTcaaag CGGGGCACGTGGGTCAGCTGTATATAAACGAGGAGCGGCAGCGGATCAGTGACCTGTGCAGTCGAGCGGCGTCGGAGTCCAGCGTCTACCTGGACCCCTATCAGTACCTGGACGGCAGCAACCAGCCCTACGACAGCCTGAGCCTGGGCAGCTCCGGCAGCCTGGACACCAGCATCTCCGCTTGCTCACCGGACAACATatccag tgccagTACCGCTAACATGGCTAAGATGGAAGAGATGGAGCGTTTGCTTCGAGAGGCCCAGGCTGAGAAAAACAGACTTTTGGAGCACagg GAGCGTGAGATTGAGCTGCGTAAGCAGGCtctggaagaggagaggaggaggagggaggatcTGGAGAAACGACTGCAAGAGGAAACCAACAGACGACAGAAACTCATAGAACGAGAGGTGAAACTACGGGAGAAACAAAGATCCCag GCTCGGCCCCTGACGCGCTACCTGCCGGTGCGTAAGGATGACTTTGACCTGCGCGGGCACATCGAGGCCGCCGGACACCACCCCGACACCTGCTACCACCTGGCCGTCACCGACAAGACATGCCGCGGCTTCTTGGTCAAGATGGGCGGCAAGATCAAGACCTGGAAGAAGCGCTGGTTCGTGTTCGACCGCAACAGGCGCACCCTGGCCTACTATGCCG
- the phldb2a gene encoding pleckstrin homology-like domain family B member 2 isoform X2: MKSMQPQKSAAALGFSSDSVKLEHSNGSAVGGVSSGRGGSGTRSKAELQELLDSLQRRKCALEASLRASLSPPPSPLSSNHSAALQERPPLSVRVPAYGPPSMPPSPLGHARARHQSQDSLLMWGGEGRRPQAGGSLLSMWTPSAGSSSYGGGGVDGLALPRRGPSGASSMPSSPRLGRRLLSSCSRDADAASVGDPSPRQRKYSTGSLNGLGGAHSRSLPRLYRLDGAPHPPPALSLPPPRRSARPPRRSMPSLERPPDVTVTASMPPSSPRRASLSSVGSAPSLDLGIGERRASFGKGGVGVGGQGGVGVGGQGMGQRRGSISSLSGKDELRDYHQRQRDERLREQEVERLERQRLETILNLCSELGGATEHKAPNVSVVTDLEKINRELEKLQVSDDESVFSDTPAGSTAGSVAGTTGENGFGTKSSRDGQTQVRPRRHSGNSGQRDPRTHSPALSLHNKASESMQLKQEVTRIEEDRIQVLNNIEELEQKVKDLDNQMEESIREMEVEKALLEGEQDSEMVQLQREREQLDKLNEKMSAMEKNSADDKAQGRALLESERGRVERLSEQLSDQRAQLDSCPEALREQLQLQLHRDSEVLEVEAKRFEDLEFQQLERESRQDEEKDTRTQQLLRETAEYQRSTVTRKERLLTLKKQWAQINQQAQKEKDTFMKEKNNLLLMLQRERENLAALERKYSELTGGRAFPLNPVSMKEHFRSLEERRRGCKEGGSLLSDTPPRRRGHAPYTSSTLGRSLSPKSHVPLSQCSSVGALQRELETRRLLKAGHVGQLYINEERQRISDLCSRAASESSVYLDPYQYLDGSNQPYDSLSLGSSGSLDTSISACSPDNISSASTANMAKMEEMERLLREAQAEKNRLLEHREREIELRKQALEEERRRREDLEKRLQEETNRRQKLIEREVKLREKQRSQARPLTRYLPVRKDDFDLRGHIEAAGHHPDTCYHLAVTDKTCRGFLVKMGGKIKTWKKRWFVFDRNRRTLAYYADKHETKMKGVIYFQAIEEVYYDHLKNAHKSPNPSLTFSVKTQDRVYYMVAPSAEAMRIWMDVIVTGAEGHTHFLV; encoded by the exons ATGAAGAGCATGCAGCCCCAGAAGAGTGCAGCGGCGCTGGGATTCAGCTCAG actcgGTGAAGCTGGAGCACTCTAACGGCAGTGCGGTGGGAGGTGTGTCCAGTGGGCGTGGCGGCAGCGGCACGCGGTCCAAGGCGGAGCTTCAGGAGCTGCTGGACAGCCTGCAACGCCGCAAGTGCGCCCTGGAGGCCAGCCTCCGCGCCAGCCTGTCCCCGCCTCCCAGCCCGCTCTCGTCCAATCACAGCGCAGCGCTGCAGGAGCGCCCGCCCCTCTCCGTACGAGTCCCCGCCTACGGCCCCCCCAGCATGCCACCCTCTCCGCTCGGGCACGCGCGGGCGCGCCACCAGTCGCAGGACAGCCTGCtgatgtgggggggggagggccgGCGGCCGCAGGCGGGGGGGTCGCTGCTGTCCATGTGGACGCCGAGCGCGGGGTCGTCGTCGTACGGCGGGGGTGGAGTGGACGGGCTGGCGCTGCCCCGACGCGGCCCCAGCGGAGCGTCCAGCATGCCCTCGTCTCCTCGGCTGGGCCGCCGCCTCCTCTCGTCCTGCTCGCGCGACGCCGACGCCGCGTCCGTGGGCGACCCCTCCCCGCGCCAGAGGAAGTACTCCACCGGCTCGCTCAACGGCCTCGGAGGCGCCCACTCCCGCTCGCTGCCGCGGCTCTACCGGCTGGACGGCGCTCCGCACCCCCCCCCGGCCCTCTCGCTGCCCCCCCCGCGCCGCTCCGCACGCCCCCCCCGCCGCAGCATGCCCTCGCTGGAGCGCCCGCCGGACGTCACGGTGACCGCCAGCATGCCGCCCAGCAGCCCGCGACGCGCCAGCCTGTCCTCCGTGGGCTCAGCGCCCAGCCTGGACCTGGGCATCGGGGAGCGCAGGGCCTCGTTTGGGAAGGGCGGCGTCGGGGTCGGAGGTCAGGGCGGCGTGGGGGTCGGAGGTCAGGGCATGGGGCAGAGGAGGGGCTCCATCAGCTCACTGAGCGGCAAGGACGAGCTGAGGGACTACCACCAGAGACAGAGGGACGAGAGGCTCCGCGAacaggaggtggagagactg gAGCGTCAGCGTCTTGAGACGATCCTCAACCTGTGCTCAGAGCTGGGCGGGGCCACGGAACACAAGGCTCCGAATGTTTCCGTGGTGACGGACCTGGAGAAGATCAACCGGGAGCTGGAGAAGCTGCAGGTGTCCGACGACGAGTCCGTGTTCTCCGACACGCCGGCCGGCTCCACCGCTGGGTCAGTTGCCGGGACAACGGGGGAGAACGGCTTCGGGACCAAGAGCTCGCGTGACGGCCAGACGCAGGTGCGACCGCGCAGACACAGCGGCAACAGCGGCCAAAGAgacccacgcacacactcccctgCCCTCAGCCTGCACAACAAG GCGTCAGAGAGCATGCAGCTGAAACAGGAAGTGACGCGTATTGAGGAGGATCGCATCCAG GTGCTGAACAACATCGAGGAGCTGGAGCAGAAGGTGAAGGACCTGGACAACCAGATGGAGGAGTCCATCAGGGAG atggaggtggagaaggCTCTGCTGGAGGGTGAGCAGGACTctgagatggtgcagctccAGCGGGAGCGCGAGCAGCTGGACAAACTCAACGAGAAGATGTCCGCCATGGAGAAGAACAGCGCAGACGACAAAGCTCAG ggtagAGCGCTGCTGGAGTCTGAGAGAGGCCGTGTGGAGCGTTTGTCCGAGCAGCTCTCAGATCAGCGAGCTCAGCTGGACTCCTGCCCAGAGGCACTCAGGGAGCAGCTGCAGCTTCAGCTCCACAGG GACTCTGAGGTGCTAGAGGTGGAGGCGAAGCGGTTTGAGGATCTGGAGTTCCAGCAGCTGGAGAGGGAGAGTCGGCAGGACGAGGAGAAGGACACTAGGACTCAGCAGCTGCTGCGGGAGACCGCCGAGTACCAGCGCAGCACCGTCACacgcaag gaGAGGCTGCTGACTCTGAAGAAGCAGTGGGCTCAAATCAATCAGCAGGCCCAGAAGGAGAAGGACACCTTCATGAAGGAGAAGAACAACCTGCTGCTCATGctacagagg GAGCGTGAGAATCTAGCTGCTCTGGAGAGGAAGTACTCTGAGCTGACCGGTGGGCGGGCCTTCCCTCTCAACCCTGTTTCCATGAAGGAG cATTTCCGCTccctggaggagaggaggcgggGCTGTAAGGAGGGCGGTTCCCTCCTGAGTGACACACCCCCAAGGAGGAGAGGCCACGCCCCTTACACTAGCTCCACTTTGGGACGCAGCCTCTCACCAAag tCTCATGTCCCTCTCTCCCAGTGCTCCAGTGTTGGTGCTCTACAACGAGAGCTTGAGACACGCCGCCTGCTcaaag CGGGGCACGTGGGTCAGCTGTATATAAACGAGGAGCGGCAGCGGATCAGTGACCTGTGCAGTCGAGCGGCGTCGGAGTCCAGCGTCTACCTGGACCCCTATCAGTACCTGGACGGCAGCAACCAGCCCTACGACAGCCTGAGCCTGGGCAGCTCCGGCAGCCTGGACACCAGCATCTCCGCTTGCTCACCGGACAACATatccag tgccagTACCGCTAACATGGCTAAGATGGAAGAGATGGAGCGTTTGCTTCGAGAGGCCCAGGCTGAGAAAAACAGACTTTTGGAGCACagg GAGCGTGAGATTGAGCTGCGTAAGCAGGCtctggaagaggagaggaggaggagggaggatcTGGAGAAACGACTGCAAGAGGAAACCAACAGACGACAGAAACTCATAGAACGAGAGGTGAAACTACGGGAGAAACAAAGATCCCag GCTCGGCCCCTGACGCGCTACCTGCCGGTGCGTAAGGATGACTTTGACCTGCGCGGGCACATCGAGGCCGCCGGACACCACCCCGACACCTGCTACCACCTGGCCGTCACCGACAAGACATGCCGCGGCTTCTTGGTCAAGATGGGCGGCAAGATCAAGACCTGGAAGAAGCGCTGGTTCGTGTTCGACCGCAACAGGCGCACCCTGGCCTACTATGCCG